One part of the Streptomyces sp. NBC_00286 genome encodes these proteins:
- a CDS encoding protein phosphatase 2C domain-containing protein: MRTELISAPGDPARPNEDYAAAGLPASGQGGSLVVLDGVTPPATEVGCRHSVPWFTARLGGALGELSASRRDLTLAEVLAQAISRTADAHRATCDLSHPRTPQATVVLARWSAHEIEYLVLSDSALLAESPSGAVTPLLDDRLARVPRASLATHAITDATIRNKEGGFFTAAADPSVATRAVTGTLPRTEVRTLTALTDGATRWVDKFRQGDWADLVTLVRKEGAQALVDRVRALERADTEREFLGRSKVHDDATVVYVEL; encoded by the coding sequence ATGCGCACGGAACTGATCTCGGCCCCCGGTGATCCTGCCCGCCCGAACGAGGACTACGCGGCGGCCGGGCTCCCCGCCTCCGGTCAGGGCGGTTCGCTTGTCGTGCTTGACGGAGTGACTCCGCCGGCGACCGAGGTGGGCTGCCGGCACTCGGTCCCGTGGTTCACGGCACGGCTCGGCGGAGCGCTGGGTGAACTGTCCGCTTCACGGCGAGATCTCACCCTCGCCGAGGTGCTGGCGCAGGCCATCTCACGCACCGCGGACGCCCATCGCGCCACTTGTGACCTTTCTCACCCACGAACCCCTCAGGCAACTGTGGTCCTCGCCCGCTGGTCCGCGCACGAGATCGAGTACCTGGTCCTCTCCGACTCCGCTCTCCTCGCCGAGTCGCCGTCCGGTGCGGTCACCCCCCTCCTCGACGACCGCCTCGCCCGCGTCCCCCGCGCCTCCCTGGCCACCCACGCGATCACCGACGCGACGATCCGCAACAAGGAGGGCGGCTTCTTCACCGCCGCCGCGGACCCGTCGGTGGCGACCCGCGCGGTAACCGGCACGCTCCCCCGCACCGAAGTCCGCACGCTCACCGCCCTGACGGACGGCGCCACCCGATGGGTGGACAAATTCCGGCAGGGCGACTGGGCGGACCTCGTCACGCTGGTGCGGAAGGAGGGCGCTCAGGCGCTCGTGGACCGGGTGCGGGCACTCGAACGGGCGGATACGGAGCGGGAGTTCCTGGGCCGGAGCAAGGTGCATGATGACGCGACGGTGGTGTACGTCGAGCTGTGA
- a CDS encoding DinB family protein, with product MTAPDPDPKADLHFYLQSARDALLWKLEGLSEYDARRPLTPTGTNILGLVKHVATMELGYLGDTFGRPSGEPLPWMDDGAETNADMWATADESREYIVGLYRRAWAHADATIDALALDTIGKVPWWPDDRDEVTLHHAVVRMIAETHRHAGHADIVRELIDGIAGMNKGNDGMAPGDAAWWENYRSRLERTAREAERDA from the coding sequence ATGACCGCACCGGACCCGGATCCCAAAGCCGACCTGCACTTCTACCTGCAGTCCGCCCGCGACGCCCTGCTGTGGAAGCTCGAAGGCCTCTCGGAGTACGACGCCCGCCGCCCCCTGACGCCGACCGGCACCAACATCCTGGGCCTGGTCAAACACGTGGCAACCATGGAGCTGGGCTACCTCGGCGACACCTTCGGACGACCGTCCGGCGAGCCGCTGCCCTGGATGGACGACGGTGCGGAAACCAACGCGGACATGTGGGCAACCGCCGACGAGTCACGCGAGTACATCGTGGGGCTCTACCGGCGGGCATGGGCCCACGCGGACGCCACGATCGACGCGCTGGCGCTGGACACGATCGGCAAGGTGCCGTGGTGGCCCGACGACAGGGACGAGGTGACGCTGCATCACGCCGTCGTGCGCATGATCGCCGAGACGCACCGGCACGCAGGTCACGCCGACATCGTCCGGGAACTCATAGACGGCATCGCGGGGATGAACAAGGGCAACGACGGCATGGCGCCGGGCGATGCGGCATGGTGGGAGAACTATCGAAGCCGGCTGGAGCGTACGGCTCGGGAAGCCGAACGGGACGCGTGA
- a CDS encoding MarR family winged helix-turn-helix transcriptional regulator codes for MGEGGNGEGQALRAGQGVDQEFLALERELTVLLRRARASSGEMAREVHPDLESAAYGLLARLDERGGQRATELAAFIGVGKATMSRQLRALEELGLITREPDPADGRAWLVHLTEEGRARFRTVRDARRARYVRQLANWDRKEVAELARLLHQLNRRSEG; via the coding sequence GTGGGTGAGGGTGGTAACGGTGAGGGGCAGGCGTTGCGGGCGGGGCAGGGTGTGGATCAGGAATTCCTGGCCCTGGAGCGGGAGTTGACCGTTCTGCTGCGGCGTGCGCGGGCCTCCTCCGGGGAGATGGCCCGGGAGGTTCACCCCGACCTGGAGTCCGCCGCGTACGGGCTGCTCGCACGCCTGGACGAGCGGGGCGGTCAGCGTGCCACCGAGCTTGCCGCCTTCATCGGTGTCGGCAAGGCCACCATGTCCCGGCAGCTGAGGGCCCTCGAAGAGCTGGGCCTCATCACCCGCGAGCCCGACCCCGCCGACGGCCGCGCCTGGCTCGTCCACCTCACGGAGGAGGGCCGGGCCCGGTTCCGTACGGTCCGCGATGCGCGGCGGGCGCGCTACGTGCGGCAGCTCGCGAACTGGGACCGTAAGGAAGTCGCTGAACTGGCCCGGCTTCTTCACCAGTTGAACCGGAGGAGCGAGGGCTGA
- a CDS encoding roadblock/LC7 domain-containing protein, whose protein sequence is MKAPSTFGLSNEARNLHWLLTNLVEEVPGILSVAVVSSDGLLLLSSDPGRNAEAVAVAGTGRPTGPRGSSADLATVVSGIGSLTIGAARLMDSGGVKQTMVAMEEGSLFVMSISDGSLLGVHGAPDCDMSVVAYHMALFVGRAGHVLTPELRSELRQSIEDASIGSTQ, encoded by the coding sequence TTGAAGGCGCCGAGTACCTTCGGACTGAGCAATGAGGCCCGTAATCTGCACTGGCTGCTGACAAACCTCGTCGAGGAGGTGCCGGGCATCCTGTCGGTCGCGGTGGTCTCCTCCGACGGGTTGCTGCTGCTCTCCTCCGACCCCGGGAGGAACGCGGAGGCCGTAGCGGTGGCGGGCACCGGCCGGCCCACCGGCCCCAGGGGCTCCTCCGCCGACCTGGCCACCGTCGTCTCCGGCATCGGCAGCCTCACCATCGGCGCCGCACGGCTGATGGACTCCGGCGGGGTCAAGCAGACGATGGTCGCGATGGAAGAGGGCAGCCTCTTCGTGATGTCGATCAGCGACGGTTCGCTGCTCGGCGTGCACGGCGCCCCGGACTGCGACATGAGCGTCGTCGCGTACCACATGGCGCTCTTCGTGGGCCGCGCCGGGCACGTCCTGACCCCCGAACTCCGCAGCGAGCTGCGCCAGTCGATAGAGGACGCGTCGATAGGGAGCACCCAGTGA
- a CDS encoding M15 family metallopeptidase, translating into MPEIVLMSDPKIAAIPVVDCDEPLLDVRLHEPFPIDVDARRNDASGAFAHLREGVLTRLLDAQKLLPDSIHLLFVEGYRPPALQRSYFEGYADELRSNNPDWTPEQLRAAASRYVSPPEIAPHSAGAAVDLTLVTAAGQELDMGTRVNASPEESEGACYTAAPNIGPEARANRQLLVDALTAAGLVNYPTEWWHWSYGDRYWALATGAEHAVYGPRELA; encoded by the coding sequence ATGCCCGAGATCGTGTTGATGTCAGACCCGAAGATCGCAGCCATACCCGTGGTGGACTGCGACGAACCGCTCCTCGACGTCCGGCTCCACGAGCCGTTCCCCATAGACGTCGACGCTCGCAGAAATGATGCCTCAGGGGCCTTCGCTCACCTGCGGGAAGGCGTCCTGACCCGGCTCCTCGACGCACAAAAGCTGCTGCCGGACAGCATCCATCTGCTGTTCGTCGAGGGATACCGGCCACCCGCCTTGCAGCGTTCGTACTTCGAGGGATACGCCGACGAACTTCGGAGCAACAACCCCGACTGGACTCCGGAACAACTCCGCGCTGCCGCAAGCCGCTACGTGTCCCCTCCGGAGATCGCCCCGCACAGCGCCGGCGCCGCCGTCGACCTCACCCTCGTCACGGCCGCCGGCCAGGAACTCGACATGGGAACCCGAGTGAACGCCAGCCCGGAGGAGAGCGAAGGCGCCTGCTACACCGCCGCCCCCAACATCGGCCCGGAAGCGCGAGCCAACCGGCAGCTTCTCGTCGATGCGCTGACGGCGGCGGGCCTCGTCAACTACCCGACCGAGTGGTGGCATTGGTCCTACGGCGACCGCTACTGGGCACTTGCCACGGGCGCCGAGCACGCCGTCTACGGGCCACGGGAGCTTGCCTGA
- the lon gene encoding endopeptidase La, giving the protein MTSTSTPLTLPVLPLDDEVVLPGMVVPLDLNDADVRAAVEAAQAAARSSGGSKPKVLLVPRIDGTYASTGVLGTVEQVGRLADGDPGALIRGRGRVKIGAGTTGPGAALWVEGARLDESVPDPLPGQVADLVKEYKALATSWLRKRGAWQVVDRVQAIDDVSALADNSGYSPFLTTAQKVELLETADPVARLKLATEQLREHLAEQDVAESIAKDVQEGVDKQQREFLLRRQLEAVRKELRELNGEQDGEESDDYRARVEAADLPEKVREAALKEVDKLERSSDQSPEGSWIRTWLDTVLELPWNERTQDEYDIQGAQAILDAEHAGLEDVKERITEYLAVRKRRLERGLGVVGGRRGGAVLALVGPPGVGKTSLGESVAHAMGRKFVRVALGGVRDEAEIRGHRRTYVGALPGRIVRAIKEAGSMNPVVLLDEIDKVGSDFRGDPAAALLEVLDPAQNHTFRDHYLEVELDLSDVVFLATANVLEAIPEALLDRMELVRLDGYTEDEKVVIARDHLLPRQLERAGLEEAEVTLDESALRKLAGEYTREAGVRNLERAIARLLRKVAAQHELGERKLPFTVGEGDLRGLIGRPHHVPESAQDPAERRTAVPGVATGLAVTGAGGDVLYVEASLADPETGASGLTLTGQLGDVMKESAQIALSFLRSHGAELELPVGDLKDRGVHIHFPAGAVPKDGPSAGVTMTTALASLLSGRLVRTDVAMTGEVSLTGRVLPIGGVKQKLLAAHRAGVNTVIIPKRNEADLDDVPAEVLSKLDVHAVTDVRQVLELALSPAARGAAAEVPVAA; this is encoded by the coding sequence ATGACTTCGACGTCCACACCGCTCACCCTGCCCGTGCTGCCGCTCGACGACGAGGTCGTGCTGCCCGGGATGGTGGTGCCCCTGGACCTGAACGATGCCGATGTACGAGCCGCGGTGGAGGCCGCGCAGGCCGCCGCACGGTCCAGTGGGGGAAGCAAGCCGAAGGTGCTGCTTGTTCCACGGATCGACGGGACGTACGCGAGTACGGGTGTGCTCGGGACCGTCGAGCAGGTCGGCAGGCTGGCCGACGGCGACCCGGGCGCGCTGATCCGCGGGCGTGGGCGGGTGAAGATCGGGGCCGGGACCACCGGGCCAGGCGCCGCGCTGTGGGTCGAGGGGGCGAGGCTCGACGAGAGCGTGCCCGATCCGCTGCCCGGCCAAGTGGCCGACCTCGTCAAGGAGTACAAGGCCCTCGCCACCAGCTGGCTGCGCAAGCGCGGCGCCTGGCAGGTGGTCGACCGGGTCCAGGCGATCGACGACGTGTCCGCCCTCGCCGACAACTCCGGGTACTCGCCCTTCCTGACCACCGCGCAGAAGGTCGAGCTCCTCGAGACCGCCGACCCCGTCGCCCGGCTGAAACTCGCCACCGAGCAGCTCCGCGAGCACCTTGCCGAGCAGGACGTCGCCGAGTCCATCGCCAAGGACGTACAGGAAGGCGTCGACAAGCAGCAGCGCGAGTTCCTGCTGCGGCGGCAACTCGAGGCCGTACGCAAGGAGTTGCGCGAGCTGAACGGTGAGCAGGACGGCGAGGAGTCCGACGACTACCGGGCCCGCGTCGAGGCCGCCGATCTGCCCGAGAAGGTCCGCGAGGCGGCCCTCAAGGAGGTCGACAAGCTGGAGCGGTCGAGCGACCAGTCGCCCGAGGGCTCCTGGATCCGGACCTGGCTCGACACCGTCCTCGAACTGCCCTGGAACGAACGCACGCAGGACGAGTACGACATCCAGGGCGCCCAAGCGATCCTCGACGCCGAGCACGCCGGTCTTGAAGACGTGAAGGAGCGCATCACCGAGTACCTGGCCGTGCGCAAGCGGCGCCTGGAGCGGGGACTGGGAGTCGTCGGCGGGCGCCGCGGCGGTGCCGTGCTCGCGCTCGTCGGGCCGCCCGGTGTCGGCAAGACCAGCCTCGGCGAGTCCGTCGCGCACGCGATGGGGCGCAAGTTCGTACGGGTCGCCCTCGGCGGCGTACGCGACGAGGCCGAGATCCGCGGTCACCGGCGTACGTACGTGGGCGCGCTGCCCGGTCGTATCGTCCGCGCCATCAAGGAGGCCGGGTCCATGAACCCGGTCGTGCTCCTGGACGAGATCGACAAGGTCGGCTCCGACTTCCGGGGTGACCCGGCCGCCGCCCTGCTCGAAGTCCTCGACCCCGCCCAGAACCACACCTTCCGCGACCACTACCTGGAGGTCGAACTCGACCTGAGCGACGTGGTGTTCCTCGCCACGGCCAACGTCCTGGAAGCCATTCCGGAGGCGCTGCTCGACCGCATGGAGCTGGTGCGGCTCGACGGCTACACCGAGGACGAGAAGGTCGTCATCGCCCGCGACCACCTGCTGCCGCGGCAGTTGGAGCGGGCTGGGCTGGAAGAGGCCGAAGTCACCCTCGACGAGAGCGCGTTGCGCAAGCTCGCCGGTGAGTACACGCGGGAAGCGGGTGTACGGAACCTGGAGCGGGCGATCGCACGGCTGCTTCGCAAGGTCGCAGCTCAGCATGAACTCGGCGAGCGGAAGCTGCCGTTCACCGTCGGCGAGGGTGATCTGCGCGGGCTGATCGGCCGGCCTCACCATGTGCCCGAGTCCGCCCAGGATCCGGCTGAGCGCCGTACGGCCGTTCCCGGTGTCGCCACCGGGCTCGCGGTCACCGGCGCGGGTGGCGATGTGCTGTACGTGGAGGCGTCGTTGGCCGATCCGGAGACGGGTGCCTCCGGTCTGACCCTCACCGGTCAGCTCGGCGACGTGATGAAGGAGTCCGCGCAGATCGCGCTCTCCTTCCTCCGCTCGCACGGCGCCGAACTCGAGCTGCCCGTGGGCGACTTGAAGGACCGGGGCGTGCACATCCACTTCCCGGCGGGTGCGGTCCCGAAGGACGGGCCGAGCGCGGGGGTCACGATGACGACGGCTCTCGCCTCGCTGCTCAGCGGGCGCCTGGTCCGTACGGATGTGGCGATGACCGGTGAAGTCTCGCTGACCGGGCGGGTGCTGCCGATCGGCGGCGTCAAGCAGAAGCTGCTGGCCGCGCATCGGGCCGGCGTCAACACCGTCATCATTCCCAAGCGGAACGAGGCCGATCTGGACGATGTGCCCGCCGAGGTTCTGTCGAAGCTCGACGTGCACGCGGTCACGGACGTTCGGCAGGTGCTGGAGCTGGCGTTGTCGCCTGCGGCTCGCGGGGCGGCTGCGGAGGTTCCGGTGGCGGCGTGA
- a CDS encoding HAD domain-containing protein: protein MAEQAERPLLFLDVDGTLLPYGGARLPAALEDWGGWQDVSNPQLTKIDLAHGPRLLALSCTLVWATAWMDDANEVIAPLLGLPELPVADLPDAPEEDEAGGLHWKTRALVETAAGRPFIWVDDELTDLDRAWVSTHHPGQALLHRVDSTIGLIDTDFAVLEEWLRAA, encoded by the coding sequence ATGGCCGAACAAGCGGAGCGACCGCTGCTCTTCCTGGATGTCGATGGAACCCTCTTGCCCTATGGGGGAGCGCGGCTTCCCGCAGCCCTCGAGGACTGGGGCGGCTGGCAGGACGTGTCGAATCCTCAGCTGACGAAGATCGATCTCGCGCATGGTCCGCGTTTGCTGGCGCTGTCCTGCACCTTGGTGTGGGCCACGGCCTGGATGGACGATGCCAACGAGGTGATAGCGCCGCTGCTCGGGCTGCCTGAGCTTCCCGTGGCGGACCTGCCGGACGCGCCGGAGGAGGACGAGGCAGGCGGGCTGCACTGGAAGACCCGAGCCCTCGTCGAGACCGCGGCGGGACGCCCGTTCATCTGGGTCGACGACGAGTTGACCGATCTCGATCGCGCCTGGGTGTCAACGCACCATCCAGGGCAGGCACTTCTCCACCGCGTCGATTCCACGATCGGCCTCATCGATACGGACTTCGCCGTGCTCGAGGAGTGGCTGCGCGCAGCGTGA
- a CDS encoding sensor histidine kinase, giving the protein MRASVQKMRPRRKGSQSASGEAPGRTPGSPEPASSAAPEHTRNSPAGTPGYPDPAGTARVTGIAGQGRPAHVRTRLIVAVAVVAAAIAAAGAPSIITASSDLNDSQNLVTLADRTKDALTLAHALADERDEVTSYIAAGRPDGEGPSERHSARVDRQVDELSTEEAPAELRKDLDEISSVRRAALTGKSTALEAHQAYSAAIAELHGLAEDLAERLPPRAGSGAHALADLDTAVQQAAATRGLLLAALNVPTRTETVTDPATGETSRKITSSTADTRTRNALTAAAQQANVREQVALADFHDGAPSTDSASYYSTVTGPDVTSAERYLATLVDRATLSESELGTNAEKLDAALSARVEQMRGIEASLNSQRAKDLAQLRDDDVTALEIRIALLGFLMLVAVGVSTAMARTLTRPLAVLRLGSARLAADPAAQEPVKFTGRNDEFAQVVRSVNALHAHAVALHERLKTLESDRKHLIGGRQVMADERDKLRRELAEAAAHLAQVRQSIHGTFVNLSLRTLGLVERQLSVIEQLEEREQDPDRLATLFRLDHLATVMRRHSENLLVLAGAEHGHQHPEPVPLVDVARAAVSEIERYERVRIAALPPHAHLAGFAADDISHLMAELMENATSFSPPDIPVEVSGWLLESGEVMLSVHDEGIGMTTERLDQLNTRLSDFDPEDAYDTYDPESGEGLGLGLYVVARLAHRHGVRVRLREQKQGGIAAVVVLPKSLLAAAPAIAVPSATHPTLGSAKSLSFPGADSEANSNVLHGRSGQAGPSNQDPLIAAAEEAAREDTDSGADADSGAGAGDVVRDDAASFAPADSGGGAEGVVRDEAALFAPADSGAGGGEVVWDEAASFAPADSGGGAEGVVRDEAALFAPADSGAGGGEVVWDEAASFASADSGGGAEGVVRDEAALFASADSDTGAGEVVRDEAAPFAPSAPEAEPAAAESAQPAEAAPADSALSAPEAEAAPAESAQPAQPAQPAQPAQPAQPAEAAEPAESARAAELAQSARPAEPAEVPEPAEVPELAEPPESAERPGFPKRPGPPAPSAPETTMALIAIPAQAGNPDPYAIGPDSHERAHDDRFAHDRFADERVAGQQVADERVAGQQVAAAPGEGEPERVTDKGLPKRTPKVNAPRPAARPRAASVDAEALRRRLGGFRRGAIEGRRDVEAELAGQAAPTGERERASEPVRERAPEAVETEGDNVQGDTVEEASS; this is encoded by the coding sequence ATGCGAGCATCGGTGCAGAAGATGCGGCCTCGGCGCAAAGGCAGTCAGTCGGCCTCGGGAGAGGCCCCCGGGCGCACGCCGGGCTCCCCGGAACCGGCCTCGTCGGCGGCGCCGGAGCACACCCGGAACTCCCCGGCAGGAACGCCGGGTTACCCCGACCCCGCAGGAACTGCCAGAGTCACCGGAATCGCCGGACAGGGCCGCCCCGCCCACGTACGCACCCGCCTGATCGTCGCCGTCGCCGTGGTGGCCGCCGCGATCGCCGCGGCCGGTGCCCCCTCCATCATCACCGCCTCCAGCGACCTGAACGACTCCCAGAACCTCGTCACCCTCGCCGACCGCACCAAGGACGCCCTGACCCTCGCCCACGCGCTCGCCGACGAACGCGACGAGGTCACCTCCTACATCGCGGCCGGCCGCCCCGACGGCGAAGGCCCCTCCGAGCGGCACAGCGCCCGCGTCGACCGGCAGGTCGACGAGCTGAGCACCGAGGAGGCGCCCGCCGAGCTGCGCAAGGACCTCGACGAGATCTCCTCCGTACGCAGAGCAGCGCTCACCGGCAAGAGCACCGCTCTCGAAGCGCATCAGGCGTACTCCGCCGCCATCGCCGAACTCCACGGCCTCGCCGAGGACCTGGCCGAGCGGCTGCCGCCCCGCGCGGGTTCCGGCGCGCACGCGCTCGCCGACCTCGACACCGCCGTCCAGCAGGCCGCCGCCACCCGTGGCCTCCTCCTCGCCGCACTGAACGTGCCCACCAGGACCGAGACCGTCACCGACCCGGCCACCGGCGAGACCAGCAGGAAGATCACCTCGTCCACGGCCGACACGAGGACGCGCAACGCGCTCACCGCCGCCGCCCAGCAGGCGAACGTCCGCGAGCAGGTCGCACTCGCCGACTTCCACGACGGCGCGCCGAGCACCGACAGCGCCTCGTACTACTCCACGGTGACCGGCCCCGACGTCACCTCCGCCGAGAGGTACCTCGCCACTCTCGTCGACCGGGCGACCCTCTCCGAGTCCGAACTCGGCACCAACGCCGAGAAACTGGATGCCGCGCTCTCCGCCCGCGTCGAGCAGATGCGCGGCATCGAGGCCTCCCTCAACAGCCAACGGGCCAAGGATCTTGCCCAGTTGCGCGACGACGACGTCACCGCGCTGGAGATCCGTATCGCGCTCCTCGGTTTCCTGATGCTGGTCGCCGTCGGCGTCTCCACGGCCATGGCCCGTACGCTGACCCGCCCGCTCGCCGTCCTCCGCCTCGGCTCGGCCCGGCTGGCCGCCGACCCGGCGGCCCAGGAGCCGGTGAAGTTCACCGGCCGCAACGACGAGTTCGCCCAGGTCGTACGCTCCGTAAACGCCCTGCACGCGCACGCCGTCGCCCTCCACGAGCGGCTGAAGACCCTGGAGAGCGACCGCAAGCACCTCATCGGCGGGCGCCAGGTCATGGCCGACGAGCGCGACAAGCTGCGTCGCGAACTCGCCGAAGCCGCCGCCCACTTGGCGCAGGTACGGCAGAGCATCCACGGCACCTTCGTCAACCTCTCGCTGCGCACCCTCGGCCTCGTCGAGCGGCAGCTCTCCGTCATCGAGCAGCTCGAGGAACGCGAGCAGGACCCCGACCGGCTCGCCACGCTCTTCCGCCTCGACCACCTTGCCACCGTCATGCGCCGCCACAGCGAGAACCTGCTGGTCCTCGCGGGCGCCGAACACGGCCACCAGCACCCCGAGCCGGTCCCGCTCGTCGATGTCGCCCGCGCCGCCGTCAGCGAGATCGAGCGCTACGAACGCGTACGGATCGCCGCGCTGCCGCCCCACGCGCACCTCGCCGGGTTCGCGGCGGACGACATCAGCCACCTGATGGCCGAACTCATGGAGAACGCCACGTCGTTCTCGCCGCCCGACATCCCCGTCGAGGTCTCCGGCTGGCTCCTCGAAAGCGGCGAGGTCATGCTCTCCGTACACGACGAGGGCATCGGCATGACCACCGAGCGCCTCGACCAGCTCAACACCCGCCTCTCGGACTTCGACCCCGAAGACGCCTACGACACCTACGACCCGGAGAGCGGCGAGGGCCTCGGGCTCGGCCTGTACGTGGTCGCGCGGCTCGCACACCGGCACGGCGTACGGGTACGGCTGCGCGAGCAGAAGCAGGGCGGCATCGCGGCGGTCGTGGTCCTGCCCAAGTCACTACTGGCCGCCGCCCCGGCCATAGCGGTCCCGTCGGCGACCCACCCGACACTCGGCAGCGCCAAGTCACTGTCGTTCCCCGGCGCCGACTCCGAGGCCAACTCCAATGTCCTGCACGGCCGTTCGGGCCAAGCGGGCCCCTCCAACCAGGACCCGCTGATCGCGGCGGCGGAAGAGGCGGCACGGGAGGACACCGATTCCGGCGCCGACGCCGATTCCGGCGCGGGCGCCGGGGACGTCGTACGGGACGACGCCGCGTCCTTCGCGCCTGCCGATTCCGGCGGGGGCGCTGAGGGGGTCGTACGGGACGAGGCCGCGCTCTTCGCGCCTGCTGATTCTGGCGCGGGCGGCGGGGAGGTCGTATGGGACGAGGCGGCGTCCTTCGCGCCTGCCGATTCCGGCGGGGGCGCTGAGGGGGTCGTACGGGACGAGGCCGCGCTCTTCGCGCCTGCTGATTCTGGCGCGGGCGGCGGGGAGGTCGTATGGGACGAGGCGGCGTCCTTCGCGTCCGCTGATTCCGGCGGGGGCGCTGAGGGGGTCGTACGGGACGAGGCCGCGCTCTTCGCGTCGGCCGATTCGGACACCGGCGCCGGGGAAGTCGTACGCGACGAAGCGGCGCCCTTCGCGCCTTCCGCACCGGAAGCCGAGCCCGCGGCCGCGGAATCCGCCCAGCCAGCCGAGGCCGCGCCCGCGGATTCGGCACTCTCCGCACCGGAAGCCGAGGCCGCGCCGGCAGAATCGGCTCAGCCCGCTCAGCCCGCTCAGCCCGCTCAGCCCGCTCAGCCCGCTCAGCCCGCCGAGGCCGCGGAACCCGCAGAGTCCGCTCGGGCCGCCGAGCTCGCACAGTCCGCTCGGCCCGCGGAGCCCGCCGAGGTCCCAGAGCCCGCCGAGGTCCCAGAGCTCGCTGAACCTCCGGAGTCTGCCGAGCGCCCCGGGTTTCCCAAGCGACCCGGGCCCCCTGCCCCCTCCGCGCCCGAGACCACCATGGCGCTCATCGCCATCCCCGCGCAGGCCGGCAACCCCGACCCGTACGCCATCGGCCCCGACTCCCACGAGCGGGCCCACGACGACCGTTTCGCGCACGACCGATTCGCGGACGAACGGGTCGCAGGCCAACAGGTCGCGGACGAGCGGGTCGCAGGTCAGCAGGTCGCAGCGGCGCCGGGCGAGGGCGAGCCCGAGCGGGTCACCGACAAGGGGCTGCCCAAGCGGACGCCCAAGGTCAACGCGCCCCGGCCGGCGGCCAGGCCGCGCGCGGCGTCCGTGGATGCCGAGGCGCTGCGCCGCAGGCTGGGCGGGTTCCGCCGCGGGGCGATCGAGGGGCGCCGCGACGTCGAGGCGGAACTCGCGGGGCAGGCGGCGCCCACAGGGGAGCGCGAGCGCGCATCAGAACCCGTACGGGAGCGCGCACCAGAGGCCGTGGAAACCGAGGGGGACAACGTCCAGGGGGACACCGTCGAGGAGGCAAGCAGTTGA
- a CDS encoding ASCH domain-containing protein: MTTDSASPEGLASLPKAEFAFPGPLRDRLVAAILDGSKTSTTQLLVEYEHEGEPLPEAGSRSVVVDSDDRPVGVIEVTGVRVVPLAQVDLAHAVGEGEGYTSVAEWREGHERFWHSEEMRAALEDPRFTVDDTTPVVLERFRLVSDLRSAG; this comes from the coding sequence ATGACGACCGACTCGGCCTCGCCCGAAGGCCTCGCATCGTTGCCCAAAGCCGAGTTCGCCTTTCCCGGCCCGCTGCGCGACCGGCTTGTCGCGGCGATCCTCGACGGGTCCAAGACCTCCACGACGCAGCTTCTTGTGGAGTACGAGCACGAGGGGGAGCCCCTCCCGGAGGCCGGGAGCCGTTCCGTGGTCGTCGACTCCGACGACCGGCCGGTGGGGGTTATCGAGGTGACCGGTGTCCGCGTCGTCCCGCTGGCGCAGGTGGATCTCGCCCACGCGGTGGGCGAAGGGGAGGGGTACACCAGCGTGGCCGAGTGGCGAGAGGGCCACGAACGGTTCTGGCACAGCGAGGAGATGCGCGCGGCACTGGAGGACCCCCGGTTCACCGTCGACGACACGACGCCCGTGGTCCTGGAACGCTTCCGGCTCGTCTCCGACCTCCGCTCCGCCGGCTGA